In one window of Gadus chalcogrammus isolate NIFS_2021 chromosome 12, NIFS_Gcha_1.0, whole genome shotgun sequence DNA:
- the LOC130392828 gene encoding fibronectin type III domain-containing protein 7-like → MSHTCITVTVFSVTSKNMIVRWTRFPDATSYKVTVSPSSTPDDPTAFAQFGPNTVMGSVGPLSPNVVYEVKVEALANQVVLSTTFLGSRTAPQTVDIVNVNAQDSSTLIVAFTPVVGATGYQLRVENAQGYFSQEAVASSPAQIGSLQPYTTYSVSIMAVNSAGRSQPSASVEARTLLPPPLVTTSSPTNDSIVVSWLPADGSVSYSVTSVPAEAYPNTTLLSQNMTTVTLTDLDAGTLHIIQVYGWDQEGRKGEAGPYINQTTRPATPGPFTVTVERSPGQAWLNVSWEPVFQDHGAVEYTVNSSLDLQCTTTQLHCILEPIGCAETHILHLVAANEAGPSTPTGPELFGTFPCRSRSPLEVEGGATPRGTCTCSWESVELADGYQGFIKRNDGVEDVCNTTGNSCHFHCPCGFTYLTSVLAYNLAGDSDPGPVLNYTTMPCCPDHVTITAATTDTFEVTWAESRGADVYETRAVDGGGVALVCNDSAPVCVLSDLRCDRPYTVTVSPCSEARGCNPACPPHPKDTPPCTPTDLSLAQGNGSSVTVSWAAENRDANYTVSAVGPRGRHTCWSDARSCVVDALTCGSSYNFIAVAHSDAGQSLPSYSVPLETAPCCPASLEVDPVTQAMSNVSWSHARGADSFVTTLTSPRGHASCHTQDSHCLMGCITCGTNYTVTMETYSRSGHMANCSYQGFSSSACCPSGIKLYRTAGSGLRVHWRPSSGGHNYTVEMTGSTNYTCSPLPGQSSCDLENIECGNIYVLLVAPLAADGTRVEFCHQRLYLVTCSGYNLGMVIYRGKQFVD, encoded by the exons ATGTCACACACAT GCATCACGGTGACCGTGTTCTCAGTGACGTCTAAGAACATGATTGTGAGATGGACCCGGTTCCCCGACGCCACCTCGTACAAGGTCACCGTCTCCCCCTCCAGCACACCTGACGACCCCACTGCCTTCGCTCAGTTCGGCCCCAACACGGTGATGGGTTCTGTAGGGCCTCTCTCCCCAAACGTCGTCTATGAGGTGAAGGTAGAGGCCCTGGCGAACCAAGTCGTACTCAGCACCACTTTCTTAGGGTCGAGGACAG CTCCTCAGACGGTGGACATCGTCAACGTGAATGCGCAGGACAGCTCCACCCTGATCGTGGCGTTCACCCCGGTCGTCGGGGCCACGGGCTACCAACTGCGGGTGGAGAACGCTCAGGGCTACTTCAGCCAGGAGGCCGTGGCCTCGTCCCCCGCCCAGATCGGCTCTCTGCAGCCCTACACCACCTACTCTGTGAGCATCATGGCCGTCAACAGTGCAGGACGCAGCCAGCCTTCCGCCTCCGTGGAGGCGAGGACAT tattgCCTCCCCCCCTGgtgaccacctcctcccccaccaatGACAGCATCGTGGTCTCCTGGCTCCCTGCGGACGGCTCTGTCTCGTACAGCGTTACCTCGGTCCCGGCTGAAGCGTACCCCAACACGACGCTGTTGAGTCAAAACATGACCACTGTGACCTTAACGGACCTGGACGCCGGGACCCTCCACATCATCCAGGTCTACGGCTGGGACCAGGAGGGGCGGAAGGGAGAGGCCGGCCCGTACATCAATCAAACTACAC GCCCTGCCACGCCGGGCCCCTTCACCGTGACGGTGGAGCGCAGCCCTGGCCAGGCGTGGCTGAACGTCTCCTGGGAGCCGGTGTTCCAGGACCACGGAGCCGTTGAGTACACGGTGAACAGCAGCCTGGACCTCCAGTGTACCACCACCCAGCTGCACTGTATCTTAGAGCCGATAGGCTGTGCGGAGACGCACATCCTTCACCTGGTCGCGGCGAACGAGGCCGGCCCCTCCACCCCGACGGGTCCTGAGCTGTTTGGGACCT TTCCTTGCCGCTCGCGCAGCCCCTtggaggtggaaggaggagCGACCCCCCGGGGAACTTGCACCTGCTCCTGGGAGTCTGTGGAGCTCGCCGACGGCTACCAGGGCTTCATCAAGCGGAACGACGGCGTCGAGGACGTCTGCAACACCACGGGCAACAGCTGCCACTTCCACTGCCCCTGTGGCTTCACCTACCTGACCTCAGTGCTTGCCTACAACCTGGCTGGGGACAGCGACCCCGGCCCCGTCTTGAACTACACCACCA TGCCCTGCTGTCCCGACCATGTGACCATCACCGCGGCGACCACCGACACCTTTGAGGTCACCTGGGCGGAGTCGCGGGGGGCCGACGTGTACGAGACGCGCGCGGTGGACGGCGGCGGAGTGGCGCTGGTCTGCAACGACAGCGCCCCCGTGTGCGTGCTGTCGGACCTCCGCTGCGACCGCCCCTACACCGTGACCGTCAGCCCCTGCAGCGAGGCCCGCGGCTGCAACCCCGCCTGCCCGCCGCACCCCAAGGACACac CTCCCTGCACGCCCACGGACCTGTCGCTGGCCCAGGGGAACGGCAGCAGCGTGACGGTGAGCTGGGCGGCGGAGAACCGCGACGCCAACTACACGGTGAGCGCCGTGGGGCCGCGGGGCCGCCACACCTGCTGGTCCGACGCCCGCAGCTGCGTGGTCGACGCCCTGACCTGTGGCTCCTCCTACAACTTCATCGCCGTGGCGCACAGCGACGCGGGCCAGAGTTTGCCCAGCTACTCTGTTCCCTTGGAAACAG CGCCCTGTTGCCCCGCCTCCCTGGAGGTGGACCCGGTGACCCAGGCCATGTCCAACGTCTCGTGGTCCCACGCCAGAGGGGCGGACTCCTTCGTCACCACGCTGACGTCCCCGCGGGGGCACGCCAGCTGCCACACCCAGGACTCCCACTGCCTCATGGGATGCATCACCTGCGGAACCAACTACACCGTCACCATGGAGACCTACAGCCGCTCCGGGCACATGGCCAACTGCTCCTACCAGGGCTTCTCCTCCA GTGCCTGCTGTCCGTCAGGCATCAAGCTGTACCGGACGGCCGGGAGCGGTCTGCGCGTGCACTGGCGCCCTTCCAGCGGCGGCCACAACTACACGGTAGAGATGACCGGCAGCACCAACTACACCTGCAGCCCGCTGCCGGGCCAGTCCAGCTGTGACCTGGAGAACATCGAGTGTGGGAACATCTATGTGCTGCTGGTGGCCCCGCTGGCCGCAGACGGCACCAGGGTGGAATTCTGCCACCAGAGGCTGTACTTAG TCACTTGTTCAGGCTACAATCTAGGCATGG